The sequence CTGAGTTcatatcataatttaaactcaatttCGTGACAATTTGAAGCTGGGGTTCTGTAATTTTGTTGTGATTACGtttattggatatatatatatatatatatatatatatatatatatatatatatatatatatatatatatatatatatatatatatatacatacatatatataggcTATTTGGGTGATTTATTGCATGTGATGTTCTAAGTTAATAAGAAGTTGCTTCATGTGAAAGCTTTTGTTAAAAATTGAATTGATCGTTTCACCTAATTACTACTGCCCTCtttaatttaaatttattaatttaaaacAAATAATTTGGTTTTAGGCACATGCCATGATCTTAAAAATTGGATCTTTGTACTAATTAAAGCTTGAATTTAATAAATTTGGATGCAGTTTCATTGGGTTAAAAGTAGAATTTTATAAGAATCTAATTAAacttagtaatttcaatttgtggTTTAATCTAATTTGGGTATTTGAATTTAATAAATTAGGATGCAGTTTCATTGGGTTAAAAGTAGAATTTTTTAAGAATCTAACTAAACTTAGTAATTTGGGTTCAATTTGTGGTTTAATCTAATTTGGGTATTTTGATGATGATAATTAGTGTTTATGAAGAGCTCGGCACTCAATTGGCCTCTGTCAGGTAAACAtcttaatttttctttccgttaatGGATGTCAAATTTGTATATTTTAGTTAGACCATGAAATTTGTAAATCCATTTATACTAATTATGTTGGCTAATTGACATGTTCGTTGTAGATGGTTTAGATGCCTCTAAAAATCGTCAAGCTGGTGAATTTCAGGTTAGTTTATCTGTCCGTTCTCTCTCAATTGATGAATCGTTTTTAGATCTTATCACGAGTTTGTTTAGCAAAACAATATTGCTTTGATTGGTGTTACGATCATCCTAGTATTTGGGTAAAGTGATATTTAAAAAGTTATACTGGAACCAAACTGTTATAGAAATGTGAAATAAATGCAGTTTCTGGTTACTCGAAATGGgttattttattttctttcttaAAGCGTTAAAGTTGGTGCTTTAGGAACCGAAAAGGCAAGTAGGGTTTGAAATGCCTATCGCTCGTCTTCTTTACCGGTTCTTTTAGACGCAAGCGACTGATATTATCTTAATTGTTTTTGTGTTTATTATAGAAAAGCATTGGTGTTAGTAGACAAGGCGGTACTCATTATTCAATGGCTAATTATCCGATGCAACCGAGTCCGTATTCTGCGCAGCTTATTAACGATGCTAAGCAAGCGGTTCCTATCAGCATGAGCAACCCGTTCTTCAGGACTCAATTTGGTGGTGCACCCATCAAGCAACATGGTCTTTCGGTTCCATCTATCGGTTCCTTTCTTGCTGGAACCACTGAACCATGGTACGGTTGTTTCTTTTTTCACCTTTGTGATGAATAAGGGTGTGTTTCGGTTTGCCTACTGAAACTGAATCTGATTAAGTAGGGGTAGtctattttttttttggttttattTTGTGATGTCACAAAAGGGTACTCACATTTATGAAACTGTTAATTTTGGATTCAGATTTCTTTGTACAAATTAAGGCATCTAAGTAGTTTTTATTATCACCATATTAATTTGGAAATATAAGGTATTTAAGTTTTTTGGATGTTAAAAAAGGGAATATTGTTAATTTCATGATGCTTCTATAGGATAACATCATCATCTTGGATGATAAAACAAAAAAGTCCCACAACCATCCCAAAAGCTTTGTTATAAAAGGTAAATAAATTATGGATATCCTACATCGATAATAAAGATGTGTACCTGAAATGAGAAATTTCATAAAGTTGGGTATGTTTTTGTACATGTGAACCAAAAAGCTTATGCATTCGTATTTATTAATTGTAGGTATAATTCCAAGACGACTTGTGCTCCCGCTCAACTAACCATATTTTATGGAGGAATGGTGAATGTGTACGACGATATCTCCCCTGAAAAGGTTTTAACATTTTTCATGTTACCGTTTGTAAATTCGTGATGCAAAATGCGCAAACCTTACACATCTTTAATTATGTCATGTGAAGGCTCAAGCGATCATGTTCTTGGCTGGAAATGGTGCGTCTGCAAGCACTCCTCAACCGCGGGTTCAAGCTCAGGTTCCCGTGAGCCAACCGATTAACGTACAACCCTGCTCCGCAATCTCGAGTCCGATGTCAGTTTCATCTCACCCTGTTGGTCAATCGACTGTGGGGCCCACTAACAAAGATGAAGGTGTTAAAACTGTTGGAGACTTGAGCAAGATCGATAGTCCTAAAGTTATTAACTCACTTGAACATGTGATGCAATCAGGTAGTCCTTTGGTATTAATTCTACTTGTATCACTTGATTGTATATTTGTTTGCatgtttgactttttgagtttCGAAATCTGGAAGTTGACTTTTGCTTTGTGGTGTACAGCTGTTCCTCAAGCCCGTAAAGCGTCCTTGGCTCGGTTTCTTGAGAAGCGCAAGGAAAGGTATGAttcattcaatggtggcaattcgtATTGTTTTTTTTTTACTGCATGATTATGTTAAACGGATTAAATTAATTTGGATACTGTTAAGAGAATATTTTTCCAATACTTACCCAACCTGAACACCACTGCCAAAACTTCGCCCAACTCATTTTCGCGTTGGGTTTCGGGTCATGTCAAAAATCACAAACTCGTAATTTGATCCAATAGTTGAAATAAGAATGTGTGTCAATTatataattaagttttatatattaaGTTTTATATATAGTATAATTGTTGATTTATAATACAGGGTGATGGCTTCGGCTCCATACAACCTTGCTAAGGAGTCGATTGCTTCTGGATCTAGCAGCATGAATGCTGTAGCTGCAGGTGAAAATTAGTGAAATCtaactatatctatatatttataattaagaaTGTTAAAAAGTTGTAAGTTGTTAGGTTCTAAATTGTATCAAGACTCAAATGGGCTGTTGTTTAAAACCACATTGATGTAGTAGTATACATAGTGGTTCAGTTATTTGTAAGATTATATAACGATAAGACGAGACAGAGAGTATTTTGAAGTGTTGGATGTTTAGTGTTGGATTGTATCAAGATTATATTTCACTTGATCGCATTTTATTAACCTTTTTCTCACCGTAATGTTGTCAATAGGTTAGTTGATCATGTTATGAAAGCTGCTACGTTAGATTGTGTTATCTTttgttaactgtgttatcttttgTTAACGAAAAAGTGGGCATATTATGGTCAAGTTTTAGGGTTATTGTTTTGCTATCATTCTTCAACTAAAACGAAATAAATTTGGCCAAAAGAGTTGGATTAGCTTCGATAGCACATGCATTGAATGGTTATAACATCATTTAAAGAATCAAAGGTGCAAGTTAACTTGAAAACAACTGTAAACACGAACCAAAAAACCTTCGCTTGCTAAAATTGGAAAAACAAGCGATTTATCGTGTATAGTCGTCGTTACGGTGATTTGCTTTACACAGTTTTGGTGATTTAAAAAGAATATACAAGTATTCTTTGTAAGTTAATGACAACTCTAAGTGCTTGTTATTGCCTAAAACGTTAATTTTTTAAATGAACTATAACAATTCGccatcattttttttttacaaaaatacccTCGCAAATCGCAAGGTGCCTTGCAAGCCTTGCAACTAGGACGTTGTGACCTGCAAACTCCTGGTCGCAAGGTGCTCTTGCGATGACCGGACATGATTGAAAATTTTCACATCGCGAGAACCTATGATCCGTAGTTCATATTTAAGCACCGTTATTTTTTAAAGTGTGTAAAGAGATCTATATGTTTATATTAAAATCTAAGTCccaatttttatttaaaaaatcgACCACATATTGTGAGAGACGATATATGTACAAATGAGTGATTTTCAAGTTGTGTAATGTATTTTAAATTGATTGAGGGGATTCGTTTATTTTAGTCAATAAAGGAGGAGAATTAAATGGATCAAATTAGAATGTTCTATAACAAGTTACGAACGGTTAAATTGCGTTTAAAAGCCAAAAATAAACGAAAAATGACAAAGCTGAATGTCTTCGAGGCCATAATTTAAAAAATATTTTGAACAAACAGCCTTCAGTTTGCGCCTTTTGAAaagatattatttatattttattacaaaaGTTGAACCAAATCGCAAGGTCCTAGTCGCAAGCACATTGCGACTTGCGAGTACATTTTAACGATTTCTATtttttacaataaatataaatataattcatTTGAAAATGGACATTTTAATCCATAACCTTTTAAAAATTCTATTTTCTACGTATACCAAAACGTATACAGATTAGCGTTGGCGTTAATACTCGAGCACGTCGCTGTCTCGCGTAGCTTGTGcagatggtttttttttttaaaatttttttttttagcgtAAGCGTTTAAACCTTTACTTCAATCGTTAATTTGTTAACTGATTACAGATACATTAATgatatatacgtatacttagggtttCAAAATCTACGCATCAAATTCTCTGTTCTTCAGCAATTAATTTTTCTATATCTTTATTCCTTAGCTAGAATTCTTCGCATCGATCGAGCTAATTACGAACTGAATTTAATTGTTTAATTTGTGATTGATTGATTGATGTGATTTGAAGTTCCGTTCATTTCAAACGGTTAGTGCTGATGTATTCGATTATGTTTCATAGCTTCAGTACCATTTCTAGGTTTTTTATTATTCTGTATAATCAATAATCAATTGCTGACTTGCTGTATGtgtagaatatatatatgtatgtgtaattgtgTATAGCTTGCTTGTTTCCTAGTTAAAAAAAATGATAGCCAGAAGTAAAATAATCGTAAGTTAAAACTAGGTGTGCGTACATTGATTCATGTTTGATCGTCCTTGATGATCAAGGCTTACGTTATATTTCATCGATAAGATAAGAAGACAGTTTCTTACTTTCAGGTGTTATTGCGGAGTAATATTTTGTTCGTAAACTTAGGTGTAGTTTGTGAGCTTGTCAATTTTAGATTTTACTGTTATCATTTCTTCTTAATTTAGGTTGGCATGGCAAGTCAACTCATTAGACTATTTGCAGTAATGTGTAAGGTTATTTAGATCTCGGTGCGTTTTACAAAATGATCAGTTAGTAGGGCTTGGATGTCGTGTTGCTAATGCATTGTATTACTTACTACAAGTATGTGACATGTGTATGGTCTTTGCAATACTGTGAATTTATATTTTGCAGTTGTTGGAAGGTAATACATGTGATTGATTAAGAACATCGTTGCTGAAATGTGGATGTAGTTTGTGGCTAGGCGCGTTATAGAGACATAGACATTAATTATAGATTCTAGCCGAAAGGTTCTTTGTCTATATAAAAACTGTTGCTTTAGTAATATAGATTATTAGAATTATTAGAATTTCATGATGGTTGAATCGGCATTAGGATATGAGATAAGCAATCATGATCTTTTACATAAGAAACTTCAATCATACTTAGGGACTACCATACTTATAAGAAGTCTGCATTCGTAAACTGCATTAttaaaaaaagtattttttttagtatCAGAATAGGGCTTGCAGGGCAAATCTTGTAGGTTATAACTTGTCGATCGGGGAAACATATGGCGATTTATTTTTGTTTAACATATTGTAACTTTATAGATTATATACATCCACATGTTTCCATTTGTTCTCGATTTTTTAATTCCGCGTACCCTATTAGCCAATCGTCTCAAAGTACTGGTAATATTGAAGATTCTCTTGATAATTGTGGTGCAGCTCATGGTTAGGTAATGAAGAATATACCTGACAGGACTGATACAAGTTCAGTTGATTCTTCAGATACAGTTTGTGGTTCCGCTTGTGCTGAGGCAGGACCAAGCAACCGTAGATCCCCAAAGTCTTCTTTGTGGTCAGGATTCTTGGTATCCTCTTTTTTAGTTTTTGATACACACAGTGAGTCTAGGTGTTGTCCGAAGAAAAACCAAGAAAACCAGTCTTAGAAACCATGGTTGGACTGCAGCTTTGAAGAGAGTAATGAATGGTAGTTCAATGAGGAGACTTCACGAGCGTGTGTTGGGGTACAAGTGTAATATATCCAACTCAATAAGTGATATATGGCTTTTAGGTGTTTGTTATAAAATTTGTCCTGAAGAAGCAGTAAATACCAATGGATATGCTGCATTTTCTGATGATTTTTCTTCAAGAATCTTGGTGACATATCGTAAAGGTTCGATTTAttgttaattataaattataaataattatattatctcTTCttgatggtattattattattatagtaacttTTGTTTTGCCACTGAGGGACGATGATAACATTTGTTACATTCAGGTTTTGTTTCTATTGGTGATTCAAAGTATACCAGCGATGTGAATTGGGGTTGCATGCTTCGAAGCAGTCAGATGTTAGTTGCCCAGGTATTAACTAATTTTAGATGAATAAATTCAAATTGCAATGTCAACTTCGAGGGAACATGAAAATCAATTGTCTATATAAGTATATATCTATGTTTTCTAAATTGCTGATGTGGACAGGCGTTGCTTATTCATCGACTAGGCAGATCTTGGAGAAAACCTGCGCAGCAGGTGTGTTACCTAAAACTAATTGACACTTTGTGACTGTGTGCTAGATATTCCATTAATCTTTCCTAAGCAATTAGACCCATTTATAGCTTTCAATGAATTGCTGATTTTTATGCTcagttttttattatttattaattttttgctAATGATGCAGCCGGCCGATCAAGATTATATAGAAATACTTCACATGTTTGGTGATTCTGAGGATTCAGCTTTCTCTATCCACAATCTTTTAAAAGCTGGTGAGGGCTACGCACTTGCTCCAGGTTCGTGGGTTGGCCCTTACGCTATGTGTCGCACATGGGAGACTCTTGCACGGCGTAGAATTGCGGAAAATGAACTTGAAGGTAATTCATTTCCAATGGCCATCTATGTTGTATCGGGAGACGAAGATGGTGAACGTGGTGGAGCTCCAGTTCTTTGTATTGAAGATGCCTTGAGGCATTGTTCTGAATTTTCAAGAGGCCAAGTTGAGTGGTCACCTATGCTCTTGCTGGTTCCTTTGGTTTTAGGTCTTGACAAAGTAAATCCGAGGTAAATAACGTTTCATCTTCTTTGTAAGAAGTTGTTTTGCATTTAGATATGGCATCCATATGGTAATAATTGTTCCATCAATCTTAAAATGGCTTTAGTTTTGCTTATTTTCTTCGAAGGTGATTAAATTTTATGTTGGCTAATTGCGGTGTTGGTGTAAGATCAGATAGATTGGATGTCATTATAACTAGGTTATAAATTATTTGCCAATATTAAGGGATACATTATAGTTTTAGAACGAGTATGTTGGTATCAGTAGTTCAAAATGCATAGCTTCTTAAAAAGTTGTTGTGGTGATGTTAGTTATCTTATCAAAATAATTTtacattatatatttaaaataatagtgCGTTTGACTTGTTATTGAACCAGGTATCTTCCATTGCTGGCTGCTACATTCATCTTTCCCCAGAGCCTTGGCATATTGGGTGGCAGGCCTGGTGCTTCCACGTATCTCATTGGTGTGCAAGACGATAAAGTCTTTTATCTTGATCCCCATGAAGTTCAACAGGTAAGGTTTATTTTAATGTGCGGTCTCTGTGTTACAGTTGCTCATTTCAATAACCTGAAGATAAAATCAACTAATTTACCACATCATTTACCCCTAAGTAGGAATTTTATTTACCAGGATTGTTTTTTATttactttttaaaattaatttatttgttttaatatgaaTGATTGTTCTTTAGGTATAGTTTTTTCACGTTACGGTTTTTCTATTTTATGTTCAGGCAGTTAACATAAGCAGAGATAATTTGGAGGCTGATACTTCATCATACCACTGCAAGTATGTTACTTGTATTAATCAGTCGCGTTTCTTTTATATCCCTTTTTCCCTATTTCATAGTCAACCGATTTCTTCCTGTTGCTTGTGACCATATGAACTTATCATTGCAGTGTTATACGACAAATTCCCTTCGACTCCATTGACCCATCTCTAGCAATTGGATTTTATTGCCGAGACAAAGGTACCCATGTTTCCCTTGTCCCGTTTGTTATTTTTTTTGTTTGGCTACCTGTGTAAAAAGATAATCATGTTTCTCTGATTTCTATTTTAGCCATTAAGCCTAGTTTCGCTAAAAAAAACAATCAAATTTTCCGAATGCATATTTGAGGTAAAAACTGTTTTATGTAAAAATCAATTTGAGGTAAATGAAGCCGTTGTCAGTACAAAATGACAACATGGTAGACGAGGTGCTGGCTTTTTCTCAACATGACCACCTAAAAACGGTTATTTGGATCATTAGCTTCATTTGAAAGTTTTAAAGTTTGGTATTTGTCCAACTAAAATGAGTTGCTTGGGGCTGTTTAATTTTTTCTTGAATTTGCATCTGTTTCCATCTGTCTCAGTTTAAGAAGGGGTGTTTGATTCTATATCTCCTAGAAACAGACTAATTTCAGATTAAGTGATAATGAAACAACAATTTTACTCACTGAATTAAGAGCTTTACAGAAACACATCATTAAGTGGAAAGTCAACATGCCCTAGTTGAAATTGCAATATGACATTTTTCATGCAATATGTGAGGTTTTAAGTGTACGATCCATACACTTGTTTGCTAatcactttatatgtttccgaaccTAAAATAAAGGGTAAATGAAAGCGGAACATGTTATTGTATTCTGCAGATGATTTTGATGATTTTTGTTCACGGGCATTCGAGCTGGCAGCAGAATCAGATGGAGCTCCATTATTCACAATAACTCGGGCTCGCAATTCACCAAGATCAAGCAACACTAACAGGGACCAGGAGGCTGATCTCTTCGAGGCAGCTGATGACGCTGAAGGCTGTGCACAAGATGACTGGCAGCTCCTTTAATTTACTTGTATGATAATTGTTGATTCAGTGTTTGCAGAAACTGTGCATAGTCGGTTCCTTTATTAACCTCATTGGGTAGTGTTATACAGAAATTGTAGGTACTGGGTGTTTGTATGATTGTGAACCTCAAAGGAGTTGTTAGGCGTTGAATGTGTTAGAAGATACGTTTCGAACTAGAGTGTTCATATTCTTTTATAAATCTCAGCTGGCTGCAAAATTCTTGCATTCTTTTCATGAAATTTGTGCAAATGCTATACATGACTATCAGCAGTATTCTTTCAAAATTTGTGCAAAAAGTGATGACGATATAATGTTGGAAGTTTTTGGAGAACGGCGTTGGCACACTTGCGGAAAAAGTTACCAATATCGGTTACTAATTCCACATCTTCATCATCAACGGGTTGAAGTAGAAGACCACCACCAGCGGGTTTGGAATAACCACTCATCAACGGGTTGAAGTAGAAGACCACCACCAGCGGGTTTGGAATAACCACACCTAAAGACCGTGATACCAAGAGTTTTTGCCGCGAATCGTATGGTTATCCCACCCCATTTGCAAAAAATTTCCCGACTCCTAATTTAACTCAAGATGAGGAAGGTAAAACGAAGATGAAGTGTAAGTAGTTTGTGCTTGTTTGATAGACAATTTGATTGTGTttaatgtttaaactttgatttggAGACAAGTGTTATGTAATCGTGTGTGTTTGAACATTTAGTGTAATTGTGGTTTAAACTTCTATTTAATGTTATTGGTGTGTTTGTGAAATATATTATGATCGTACATCAGGTTTGTTGTTTTGAAACGTGCCGTTTTTACGGTTGTTATAACGCATAATTAAAACCCGGAAAAAAATACAAGTTTTCTAGGAAGACACGTCGTGCCAGAATGTCGTCCCGAAAGAAATTAACAATTTAtctactactattactattattattattattattattattattattattattattattattattattattattattattattactattattattattattattattattattattattattattattattatttttattattattattattattattattattattattatttttattattattatgattatgattattatgattatgattattatgattatgattattattattattatgattatgattatgattattattatgattattatgattatgattattattataatgattattatgattatgattatgattattattattattattattattattattattattattattattattattattattattattattattattaaaataattactatCTTTTTCGGATGACACATTGTCCCAAAATATTTTTTAATAtactatttattaattaataatcaaTATTGTATTATTTTTTTCTCGCACGGTATGTCATCGCTAAAGGTTGTTCGGAATAGTCATCCTCTATTGTCGGAAAGAAAAGTCAGAGTGGGGCTCGCTGTTGTTCGGGTAAAAAACGTTTCATCCGGGATGTACTATTCTGGACGACCTATTGAGGATGACATGTCGTCCCAAAAGACCAtctgggacgacatgtcgtcccagaAGGAGGAAAATGTCGTCCCGAAAAAAATAGGGAGTCAACTTTAAACTCAACATGGTAATTAGAGCTTACTAACGAAGTTAACATTGTAAACAACGTCGATATTCTAATCAAATAATCATATAATTAAAATTGATCAAGTAATTAGCCGTCCATGAAAAGGAAGTCAACTTTGAACTCAACTTATTGGTTAACTTATGCTTGTTTCTACGGTGAATACAAATGATCTCTTTCAATCAAACATCACTTTAATTGGTAACATAAAGTCAAGCAAGATCAACATTGTTTGGGAACAAAAATGTTCTACCCCTATCTATAAAGTGGACTCGGTCAACTTGTTATAAAATTGCTAAAATTTTAACTTCAATACTCTACACTACCATTAAAAGAAAGTGATCTTAAAAGATAGTCTCCATCTCATAATAACTAAAGTTTTTTATACTTTAAATACTTTTGTTTGTATTATATAGAACGCCaccaaatttataaaaataaagttGTGTTTTAAATGTTTTTTTATTGATATAATATTCATCATTGGGACATGTCGGCTAGTTAGCTCTACTAATGAACGTTAATCCACTACTAAAAGGTAAAAAGGGTAAAAGGTCTAGTTTCCAACTCATCTCtgaccaccactaaatattcgcccTATACGAGATTCGAACTTAAGACTTGTTGGAAATTATTTGTGGTACACCCACAAACTCATTGTGTTTGACCCACTATTAATGAGTAGTACACTAATGGTAATAAGTACCATTTACCCTTTGATAGTACACTTACAAAGGTAATAAGTACTATGTACTTTTGGTAGTACATACCCACTATTAATGAGTAGTACACTAATGGTAATAAGTACCATTTACCCTTTGATAGTACACTTACAAAGGTAATAAGTACTATGTACTTTTGGTAGCATATGGTAATAAGTAATCTCTTTGTATCTATAAATAGAGAGTTAAACTCTTCTTGtaaaacacacaaaaacacaagAAACACACAACAAATCATTGAGAAAATCGTACACTAGTAAGTAGTAAAATTGTGAGTATAGTTGTTCAAGTGGAACATTGCAAACCGTAGAAGGAACTTAGGCCGTGAAACTAGAAAGCCTTCCTATTGGTGATCGCTTtcccgaccggtgatctaaacgtCGATCCTACTCGTTTCCGCTGCTCGTATTCGGTATGTCtcgaatttatatttatacaaCATTGGTATCAAGAGCATCTTGTTTATTTCCCGGTTGAATGATGATTTTCTTTTTTAATTGATATTGCATCGGTTGTGAATATCTTCAAATATGTACTCATAATATATCATGTTTTATTAACAAACTGAAGAAATATGTTCATTGCCATGTATCATATGTTGATTGCCATGTGTCATATATACTTTTGTACTATATGTTGACAAACAACTTTAATACGATCACCTACTGCCAAGTGTTATGGAAATATAGACCACCAATTTTAATTGACTTGGGTTGTTTATACAAGTGTTATGGAAATATAACTTACATAGGTCCCTTGTAAtttaattatatgtatgtatgatcGAACATATTTTTTATGTGTTagcgtatatttttttttatgtaatggaatgtaaatgtaattatgtattactGATTGCTTTCTTGCATATGTATTCGTGAAACATTAATTTGTTTTGGTACATTtataatcataaaaaaaaataaaattgttaCCGTAAGGATAATACGTATGTCATTTACTTTCTTGCATATGTATTCGTGAAACATTCATTTATGATTAATACAGTTTATAGACTTTTTGATTTTTGTAATCAAAACGTTAAATATGCATATATTAATTCatgattaatataattatttaacctTTGGTTTTTGTAACCAATACGTTAATACATATTCATAATGTAATATTTCTAAGTGAAATACAAATCCTATCTAGCacttgaatgatttcaaattttgAAACATGGTATTGAAAAGTCGTGCTAATTCGGAATATAGGAATTATAATCTTGTATATTATTGTGTTAATAATAGTTTCATAATAGGTTTTATGGATGATAATTGGAAACATAGTGCCCTTTTTCTCTATAGCCTATGATGAActattatttaataaaataatatagttGCAAGATGATTGCATATTTGGATGGATATAACTAATCTTGCATAATTGCCTTTAAAATAGAATTGTGTGTTCAATCATGGCTTCTGCTTCAAAGAACATTGTTGCTGAActtaacaagggtgttaagttgAATGGTGACAACTACGAAATATGGAGCATGAAACTCGAATATGTGTTGGAAGAGCAAGAGGCTCTTGTTGCTCTTACCCAATCAATGGAAGTACCTGAGGTGGGTGATACAGAACAACATAAAAAGGATGCTGAAGTGTACATCGCTTGGAAACGTAAGAACACCATTGCTCGCATTACGTTGCTGAGCAGCATGGATGATGACATCATGCGTGATTTTTGCAAGTATGAACTAGCAAAAGATATGTGGAAAGCATTGGCTGACAAGTTTGGTGCAACCTCGGTGACCAAACTAAGATCTCTCACTATCAAGTTTGACCAATATAAAAAGAAGTCTGATCATACCATGAAAAAGCATGTCAGACAAATGTCAAACATGATAAGTGAATTGAGAAACGTAGGTCATGTTCTTACTGATGAACAACAGGTTCAAGCTATGATCCGTTCCTTCCCTCAAAGTTGGGAGCAAATGAAAATGCATCTCACACATAATGAGAACATCAAGACTTTTGAGGACTGTGCGCGCCATTTAGAGCTAGAAGAAGATCGGATTGAGGTCGGTAAGTCAATCATTGAGGTGAATATGGCGACAAGGTCTAAAAATGTTTTTGGGCATAAGCGCAAGTTTCATCACCATAAGGGTAAAGAAACTTATAAGTCCAACAAAAGGCCAAACACCAATCATCGTGGCAAGGGAACACGTCCCTCCAAGAAAGTAAACATTGCAAAGGTGAAATGCTACAATTGTAGCAACAAAGGGAATTTTGCTCGTGATTGTCTTGAGCCTAAAAAGGTATATTCTTACGATGCTTATGTTAGCAAACTTTGTGTTGCTAGTTCTGTTTTCTTAACTGAATCTC comes from Rutidosis leptorrhynchoides isolate AG116_Rl617_1_P2 chromosome 4, CSIRO_AGI_Rlap_v1, whole genome shotgun sequence and encodes:
- the LOC139839978 gene encoding LOW QUALITY PROTEIN: cysteine protease ATG4-like (The sequence of the model RefSeq protein was modified relative to this genomic sequence to represent the inferred CDS: deleted 1 base in 1 codon), translated to MKNIPDRTDTSSVDSSDTVCGSACAEAGPSNRRSPKSSLWSGFLVSSFLVFDTHSESRCCPKKNQENSLRNHGWTAALKRVMNGSSMRRLHERVLGYKCNISNSISDIWLLGVCYKICPEEAVNTNGYAAFSDDFSSRILVTYRKGFVSIGDSKYTSDVNWGCMLRSSQMLVAQALLIHRLGRSWRKPAQQPADQDYIEILHMFGDSEDSAFSIHNLLKAGEGYALAPGSWVGPYAMCRTWETLARRRIAENELEGNSFPMAIYVVSGDEDGERGGAPVLCIEDALRHCSEFSRGQVEWSPMLLLVPLVLGLDKVNPRYLPLLAATFIFPQSLGILGGRPGASTYLIGVQDDKVFYLDPHEVQQAVNISRDNLEADTSSYHCNVIRQIPFDSIDPSLAIGFYCRDKDDFDDFCSRAFELAAESDGAPLFTITRARNSPRSSNTNRDQEADLFEAADDAEGCAQDDWQLL
- the LOC139839977 gene encoding protein TIFY 6B-like; this translates as MERDFMGLNSKDSVVVVKEEAVEVCKESVFMKSSALNWPLSDGLDASKNRQAGEFQKSIGVSRQGGTHYSMANYPMQPSPYSAQLINDAKQAVPISMSNPFFRTQFGGAPIKQHGLSVPSIGSFLAGTTEPWYNSKTTCAPAQLTIFYGGMVNVYDDISPEKAQAIMFLAGNGASASTPQPRVQAQVPVSQPINVQPCSAISSPMSVSSHPVGQSTVGPTNKDEGVKTVGDLSKIDSPKVINSLEHVMQSAVPQARKASLARFLEKRKERVMASAPYNLAKESIASGSSSMNAVAAGEN